The stretch of DNA AGACCATCCCGATCACCCCGAGGGCCAGCATGAAGGAGGTGCCGACCGCGGGGGCGAAGGCGTTGAGCACGGCACCGGTGCCGACCGCGCCCCGGTCGCCGAACGGGTGCGGCAGCAGGCCGGCCGCCCAGCACAGCGAGAGCAGCACCGCGCCAGCCGACCAGGCCAGCGCGAGCGGCGCCCGGTACCGCCGGTGCCCGCCGGGGGCGCGCTCCCGGGCGCGGTCCGCGGGGGCGGTCCCGCCGCGGCCGGTGGTGTGCGAACTCATGGTGGCCTCCTGGCTTCCCGCGTCGTCTGCCGATGACTCCACGGTCGCCTCCGCAGGGCCGGACCGCCTCCCAGCAGGAGGGGAACCGCCTCCCCCGGCCGGGGGACGCGCCCCGGAGGACGGGCGTGCCAAGATCCAGGGGTGAGGATCCTCCGGCTCGCCGCCGCCCCGCTGCTCAGCGCGGACACCTACACCCGCTGGGTCTACATCGTGCTGGGGGGTGTGCTGTTCATGCCGTTCCTCATCGCGGTGCTGGTGCTGATCTCGCTGCTCAGCCCGTGGGACCTCGCCCCGTCGCAGGGCCCGCCGCTCTGGCAGCTGCTGCCGGGCTGCCTGATCGCCGCCGTGCTCGGCGGGGCGACCGGGCTGCTGCCCGGGGTGCGCCGGCAGCAGGTGCAGCTCACCCGGCACCTGGTCGGCGGACCGCTCGCCGAGGAGCCGCCGGCCCCGGCGACCGGCTGGCCGTCGCGGGCGCGCGCCGCCTGCTGGCTGGCCCTGCACTTCCTGATCGGGATTTTCGCCGCGCTGGCCACGATGGTGCTGCTCACCGACGCCGCCTCGCTCGCGCTCAGCCCGCTCGTGCGCGACCCCAGCCTCTCCGCCGGCCGGCTCGTCCTGCTGCCGTCCGGTACCGGTTCGCTCCTCGGCACCCGGTGGGCCGACCCGCTCCTGGGCGCCGCGCTGGTGCTGGCGCTGATCTACGGCGCCGCGCTGATCGGCGCGGCGGCCGCGCGGGCGGCGCCGCGGTTCCTCGGCGCCTCGGCGGCCGACCGGCTGGCGGCGCTGCAGAGCCGCGCCGACGACCTGTCCGAGCGGAACCGGCTCGCCGCCGAGCTGCACGACTCCATCGGCCACGCGCTGTCGGTGGTCGCCCTGCAGGCCGGGGCGGCGGCGCGGGTGCTCGACCGGGACCCGGAGTTCGCCCGCACCGCCCTGGACGCCATCGCCGAGCAGGCGCGCACCGCCACCGCCGAACTCGACCACGTGCTGGGCCTGCTGCGCGAGGAGCGGCGCGGCCGGGCCCCGCAGCGCACCCTGGCCGACCTGCCGCACCTGGCCGAGGCGGCCCGGTCGGCCGGGACCGGCCTGGAGTACACCGCGGACGGGCCGATCGGCGACGTGCCACCGGTGGTCTCCCGGGAGCTGTACCGGATCTGCCAGGAGGGCGTGACCAACGCGCTGCGGCACGGCGCGCAGGGCGGCCGGGTGCGGATCCGGGTGTCGGCGGACGCCGGGTCGGTGCGGGTGACGGTCGCCAACCCGGTGGCCCCCGGCCGGCGGGCGGCGCGGCGGCGCGGCGGCCGCGGCCTGGTCGGCATGGCCGAGCGGGTCCGGCTCCTCGGCGGGGAGCTGCGCTACGGCGCGGACGGCGGAACATGGCTGCTGGAAGCGGAGATCCCCGGGAAGGGAGAGCGATGATCAAGGTGGCGCTGGTGGACGACGAGGCGCTGATCCGCGCCGGGCTGGCGGCCCTGATCGGCGCCGAGGAGGACATGGAGGTCGCCGGGGAGACCGACGACGGCGCGGGCGTGCCCGACCTGGTCCGGCGCACCGCCCCCGACGTGGTGCTGATGGACGTCCGGATGCCCCGGCTGGACGGCATCCAGGCCACCGCGGCGCTCACCTCCGGCCGGGACCGCCCGCCCAAGGTCATCGTCGTCACGACCTTCGAGAACGACGACCACGTCTACGGCGCGCTGCGCGCCGGCGCGTCGGGCTTCCTGCTCAAGCGGAGCCGGCCGGAGGACATCCTGGCCGCGGTGCGCCTGGTGCACTCCGGGGACTCGCTGCTCTTCCCCGCCGCGATCCGCTCGCTGGCGGCCGTGCACGCCGCCGGCGGAGGGCCGGCCGCCCGCGCGGTCGCCTCGCTCACCGAGCGCGAGGCGGACACGCTGATGAGGATGGCCCGCGGGCTGTCCAACGCCGAGATCGCGGCCGAGGCGTTCGTCGGCGTGGAGACGGTCAAGACGCACGTCTCCAACATCCTCGCCAAGCTCGGCGTCCGGGACCGCACCCAGGCGGTCATCGCGGCCTACGACTCCGGCCTGGTCCGGGCCGGCGCGGGAGGGCGGGGCGGCGCCCCTCGCTGACCGCCGGCCGCGCCCGCCCACCCGCGGTGCAGCTCAACATCGCCGTGACAGCGGCGGGCCCGGCGGTCCCTCAGCCGAGCAGGGGCTCCACGGCGGCGAGCACGCCGATGAGCCGGGCGCGCAGGGCGCGGGCGCGTTCCGCGAAGCCGCGCTGGGCCTCCAGGTAGGCGGCCTTGCCCTCCGCGGTCTCGATGCGGACCGGCTCGTAGCCGTGCCCGGACAGGTCGTAGGGGGAGGCGCGCATGTCCAGTTCGCGGATGTCTCGGGCCAGCTCGAAGCAGTCGGCGACCAGCTCGGCGGGGACCAGCGGGGTGAGCTTGTAGGACCACTTGTACAGGTCCATGTTGGCGTGCAGGCAGCCGGGCTGGTCGAGCTCGGTCTGGGTCTCCCGGGTGGGGGTCAGCCGGTTGAGCGGGCGGGCCTCGGGGGTGAAGAACCGGAACGCGTCAAAGTGCGAGCAGCTGATCCGGTGCGACTCGACGACCGCGTCGGTGCCCTCCGGGCCCAGGCGCAGCGGGACGGCGGAGTGCCGCACCCCGCCCTGGCCGGCCCGGTAGGCCATGGCCCACTCGTGCAGGCCGAAGCAGCCCAGGTGCGCGGGGCGGCCCTGCACCGAGCGGAGCAGCCGCAGCACGAAGCCTGCCGTGGACGCCTTCTTCGCCAGGAACGCCTCGACGTCGAGCACCGCGCCGTCGGCGCCGTCCCGCCACTCGGTCGCCGGGCGGTACCAGCGGAGCCCGTCGGCGGAGCACCCGGCCAGCACCGTCCCGGCCCCCGGGTGCCAGCGCCGCAGCTGGGCCGGCTTGTGGCTGTAGTAGGTGAACAGGAAGTCCTCGACGGGGTGCTTCTCGCCCCGCTCCCGGCGGGCCAGGTGGCCGGCGACGAGGGCGTCGACCCGCGCCCGGTGCCGCTCCTCGGCGGCGCGCCACCGGGTCTCGGGCAGCACGCGCGGCGGCTCGGGCGCGGCCGGCCCCGCGGGCGGCGTTTCGGTCCTGGTGCTCACCCCTCCGAGGCTATCCGCGCCCGGGGGCGCACCGGTCCGGGCGGTTCCGGCCTCAGTTGGTGCCCTGCACCGGGAGGTGCCGGCCCAGGTAGCCGATGTAGATGCGGTTGGTGGTGCCCGGCCCGAGGTCGGGGTAGAAGTACAGCCGCGGGCAGATGCCGTACTCGCTGTCCAGCTTGATGTGCGCGAGCATCGTCACCTCGCCGTCCGGGCTGACCTCCTGGGGCACCCGGAACACCCGCTTGTCGCTGAACTTGTCGCGGTTGCGCACGGTGTCGCTCTCCCGGGAGGCCAGCCGGCGGACCGGGATCGCGGCGTAGCCGTCCGGGGGCTCCCGCAGGTAGTCGTGGAAGCCCAGGCCGGAGGAGGGGTGCTCCAGCTGGTAGCGGGCGTAGTCGTCGAGCGCCAGCAGGGCCTCCCAGGCGCGGGTGACCCACAGGCCCTCCTTGCGGCTCCCGGTGAGCTCGCGGACGGTGTCCCGGTCCTCGATGGTGAAGAACAGGTTCGGCAGCGTCTGCTCATCGGTGATCCGGTCGAGGAGCTCCTCGACCTTCTGCGGAGGGCTCTGCCGGGGGTCGGCCGGGGGCCGCTCGGCGGCGAGCCGGAACCGGCCCTCCTCCTGCAGCCGGCGGCGGAGCCAGGCCAGCTCGTGCCGGGCGGCGTACAGCTCGGCGCGGGAGGACTCCAGCTCCTCGGTGGTCTCGGCCAGCTCGCCGGCGAGCCGCTCGCGCTCCTTGGTGTGCTCGCCGACCCGGGTGCTCAGCCGCTTGGTCTCGGTGCGCAGCCGCTCGTTGTCCCGGGCCGCCTCGGCCAGCCGCGATTTGAGCAGCGAAATGTGAACGGCCGCCTGGGAGTCCGAGGCGGCCGGTGCGGCGGGGGAGGCGGAGGGGGCGTCGGGGCGCCGCTCCGCCGTGCTGAGGAAGGCGTCCAGCTCCTCCTCGTTGAGCAGCGAGTCGATGTCGCGGAGCTCGGGCGGCAGCGGCGAGTTCACCGCGTTGTCCCGAACCGAGCGGGCCAGGGCCCGGCCCACCCAGGCGCGGATCCGGCCGCCCTCCCAGGCGCTCTCCAGGGTGCGCGGGCTCATCAGCGGGTGGCGCCGCGCATCGGCGGCGGGGCCGAGGCCGGCGTCGGGCAGGAAGGTGCGCACACCTCCGGCGGGCACGTCCAACCCCTTGGGCAGTTTCCCGGAGAGCTGCTCGTGGGCGGCGCCGTCGAGCACGAAGACGGTGCACATGCCGACCGTGCGGGAGAGCGCCGCGGTGATCGCGGCGTGCCAGGCGGCGACGGTCATCCGCAGCGGCGGCCCGGACACTACCAGGGCGAGCCGGCGCTCCGGGTCGCCGATGGCGTCCAGCAGGGCGGGGACGGCGTGCGCGTCGCGGCCGCGGACGATCTGCGGCTCGGCGGGGACGGGGTGGCCGCCGTCCCGGCAGGGCAGGCGCTCCAGGAGGAGCCGGACGGCGTCGGGCGGGGCGATGTCGAGCCGCTCGGTGCCCCCGCCGCCGTTGCGCGGGTGCGCCGTCATATCGGTCCACAGGTAGCCGTGCGGCAGGCGGCGCGGGTCGGAGACGACGGTGACGGTGGTGCGCCACCTGCCGTCGGGTTTGTCGGATTCGGTGGTGAGCCGCAGGAAGGCGACGCGCTCCTCCGGGTTGTCGTGGCGCACCACCATGGCTCTGGAGCGCTTGCTCAGCTCATAGGAGCCGGAGCGGCCGAAGTCCACCCGGGCCCCGGCCCCGCCGCGCCTGGTCAGCCACTCCGACAGTGCGGAGGCGGCCCGTTCGGGCAGGTCGCGGTCGAGCGCCGTGGTCATGATGCTGCGGTAGACGAGCGACACCCCTGCTTCTCTCCCGGTCGGTTCCGGCCCCGGCGGGCCGCGCGCGGCTGTGGCCTGCGAAGCGCCGGTCCACCGGGCCTCCTTTCCCACTCTGGCCCAAGCGGACCGCGGGCACCAGCGCTGATACGGGATCGGTGGAAAGCCGCGATCGGGCGGAGAGGTGCGGAGCGGGCGGGGGAGCGCGGCCGGTGCGGGACGGCGGGGAGCACGGGGCGCAGACGGCACCGGCGGTGCCCCGCGGCTTCGCGGGACACCGCCGGTCGCGGTGGAGGGGCCTGCCGCTAGCAGGTGCCCGCCCAGCTGCATTCGAGTTCGGCGTCCGGAGCGCCGGGCGCCTCGCTCTGCGGCACCGACTGGGCGGTGCGGCCGCCGGCGACCGCCGCGTCGCGGGAGAACTCCGCCAGCCGGACGGCGATCCGGTCCTGCACGCCGCGCGGGGCCGCGCCCGGGTAGTCGTTGTTGACGATGGCGAAGGCGAGGCGTTCGCCGTCGGCGCCGGTCACGTAGCCGGACAGCGCGGTGGCGCCGGTCAGCGTCCCGGTCTTGGCCTGCACGTTGCCGGCCGCCGGGGTGTCGCGCATCCGGTCGGTGAGGGTGCCGCCGACCATGCGGTCCGGGTCGCCGGCCACCGGCAGCGAGGCGGTCCACTCCGCGGCCCACGGCTCGTCCTGCACCGCCTGCAGCAGGTCGGTGATGGTGCCGGCGGTCAGCTTGTTGGTGCGGGCCAGGCCGGAGCCGTCGGTCTGCACCACCTCGGAGGTGTCCACGCCGATCCGCTCCACCGCGGCCTCGACCTCGGCCAGCCCTGCCTTCCAGGTTCCCGAGCCGGCCTTCTCCGCGCCCATCGCCTTGACCAGGATCTCGGCGTGGCCGTTGTTGGACAGCTTCATGAACGGCACCAGCAGGTCGGCGAGTTCGGCGGAGTCGCGCCGGGTCAGCTCCGCTGCGCCCTCCGGAGCCTCGCCGGACTCGACGGCGCCCTCGACCTGCACCCCGTGCTCCTCCAGCGCGGCCGCGAACACGTGCGCGGCGTGCGCGGCGGGGTCGTGCACGGTGCGCAGCTCCTCGGCGGCCTCGCCGCCGGCCGGCAGGGTGCCCTGCACGGTGAACTCGTTGGTGCCGGCGGCCCGGGTCACGGTCAGGTCCGGCTCGCCGCCGGCGGGGCCGGTGCCGGCCTCGTTGACCACCTCCAGGTTGGCGCCCATCGGCTCCAGGGACACCTCGACCCCGTCGCCCTCGGCGGCGCCGGGCTCGGCCCGCACGGTGACCGTCCCGGTGTCGTAGTCCTCGTTGGCCGCGGCGGTCAGCGCGGAGATCTCCGCGGCGTAGTAGTAGGGCGCGTCGTCGGCGTCCCAGTCGGGGTGGTAGCGCTCGTCGTCGAAGAGCGTGGCGTCGGCGACCAGGTCGCCGCCGACGCTGCTCACCCCGGCCTCGGCGACGTCCGCGGCCAGCTCGTCGAAGGCCTCGGCGGTGAGCGAGGGGTCGCCGCCGCCGGTGATGTACAGGTCGCCCTCGACCCGGCCGCCGGCGGGCGCGGAGTCGGCGCTGACCGTGGTGCTGAACCGGTGGTCCGGGCCGAGCACCTCCATGGCGGCGGCCGAGGTCAGCAGCTTCGCGTTGGACGCCGGGATGAGCGCCGACCCGGCGTCGTGCTCGTACAGCTCGTCGCCGTTGTCCAGGCTGCGCACCACCACGCCGGAGGAGGCGCCCTCCAGGGACGGGTCGGCCAGCAGGGCGTCGAGGTCGCGGCGGAGGTCGTCGACGCCGGACGGGGCGTCGGCCGCGGCCGGTGCGGCCGCGCCCAGCAGGAGCGCGGCGGCGGCCAGCGGTGCGGCCGCCGCGGCGGCGCGCCGGCGGTACGGATGCGTGCGGGACTCCGGGAGTAGACGGGGGGTCGCCATCGGTCGGTCCCTTTCCAGTCGGCGGGGCTCGGGAAGAGGCGCTTGGAGATCGTGGCGGCTGCTCTACGGCGTGTGAGCACGATAGCGCGGAGAGGTCCGGGAATCGAGCGACATGGCCGGAAACGGGACTGGCCGCCCCGGCCGCCTGCGGATACTCTCATGAGCCCTGTGCGTCCGGCCCCGCCCGGTGCGCTGTCCCCCGTGTCGTTGAGCAGGCTGCGAGTGAGAACGTGACCGAGTCCCTGAACGCGGACGCCCAGAGCGGCGGCGCCCCCCGCTGCCCGCTGAGGGACGGAGCCGTCCCGCTCTACGAGCACGCCGGTGCGGCGAGCACCGGCGAGCTCTGGGAGGAGCTGCGCGCCCGGTTCGGCCGGGTCGCCCCGGTGCTGCTCGAACCGGACCTGCCCGCCTGGCTGCTCCTCGGCTACGAGGAGAACCTGCACGTGCTCCGGGACCGGGCCACCTACTCCCGGGACACCCGCCGGTGGAACGAGATCCGCGACGGCCGCCGGGTGCTCGGCGACGGGCTGCGCCCCACCATGGCCTACCGGGCCAGCGCGCTCTACGCCGACGGCGCCGAGCACGCCCGGCTGATCGCGCCGATCAACGACGCGCTGTCCCGGCTCTCCGACGCCCGGATCAAGGCGGAGGCGGCCGACGTCGCCGACCGGCTGATCGACGACTTCTGCGAGCACGGCCGGGCCGACCTGATCGGCGACTACGCGATGATGCTGCCGGCCATGCTGATGAACCGGTTCTTCGGCCTGGAGGACGCCTACGGCTACGTGCTCGGCGAGCTCAGCGCCGGGATCTGGCTGGACGACGGGGCCCGGGCGGCGGAGTCCGCCGCGCAGATGCGCAACTACTTCGGCGGCCTGGTGCAGCGCAAGCGGGTCGCGCCCGGCGACGACGTCACCAGCTGGATGATGGCGCCGGAGTTCGGCATGTCCGACGCGGAGATGGCCGACCAGCTGGTGCTGCTGGTCGGCGCGGCGCACCTGCCCACCGCCAACCTGATCGGCAACGTACTGCGCGCGCTGCTGGCCGAGCCGGTCACCGCCCGCGAGTTCGCCTCCGGGGCGCTGCCGCTGGGCGACGCGGTCAACCACGTCATCTGGACCGAGCCGCCGCTGCAGATGCTCGCCGCCCGCTTCCCCACCCGGGACGTGGTGGTCGGCGGCACCCCGGTCGCCGAGGGGGAGCCGCTGATCATCGGGTTCGCTCCCGCGCACACCGACCCGAAGCTGGGGCGCCCGAGCGGCGCCGGCGGGTCCGCGCTGGAGTCCGGCGGCAACAGCGCCCACCTGATGTGGGGTGCGGGGGAGCACCGCTGCCCGGCGCGCTCGCTCGCCGAGCGGGTGGTCGAGCTCGGCGTGCGGCGGCTGCTCGACCGGCTGCCCCGGCTCCGGGCGGCGGTCCCCGCCGACGAGCTGACCTGGGCGCCCGCCCTGTTCAGCCGGGGGCTGGTGGAGCTGCCGGTGCTGTTCGACCCGGTCGAGGCCCCGCAGCGGGAGGCCCCCGTGCCGCCGCCGGCGGCCCCGGCCGGGCCCGCGGCCCCGGAACGCCCCGACGACCTGCTCACCCGGCTGCTCCGCTGGTGGCAGGGGAGCGGCCGGAACCGCCGCGCGGCCAAGGGCTGACCGGGTCCGGAGCGCTCTGACGCCCCCGCAGCGCCGAGGTCGTCGCGGGGAAGGGGCGGGGCGGCAGGGCGCTCCCGGCGCACCCCTCTCCATCGGCTAGGCCAAATTCGATGAAGGCGTGCCTGGGATTGGCCAAATCGGACAAGAGGCGGGGCCGCCGCGCGCGTTAGCGTCACTGGCATGTCTACGCGTCCGTTTTGGCTGGCCGGTGCGGCGATGACCGGTGACAGCGAGATCCAGGTGACCAACCCCTACACCGGGGAGAGCGCGGGGAGCGTCGCGGTGCCGTCCCCCGAGCAGATCGAGGAGGCCGTCGCGGCGGCCGACGCGGTGGCCGCGTCCTTCGCGGCGCTGCCCGCCTACGTCCGCGCCGAGGCGCTGGCGCACGTCGCCCGCCGGATCACCGAGCGGACCGAGGAGTTCGCCCAGCTGATCACCGCGGAGAGCGGCAAGCCGATCACGCTGGCCCGAGGCGAGGCCGGCCGGGCCGCCTCGGTGTTCCGGCTGGCCTCCGAGGAGGCGCGGCGGGACAGCGGCGAGCTGCAGCGGCTGGACACCGACCCGGGCGGCACCGGCCGCATCGCCATGGTGCGCCGCGTCCCCAAGGGCCCGGTGCTGGGCATCTCCCCGTTCAACTTCCCGCTGAACCTGGTCGCGCACAAGATCGCCCCCGCGCTGGCGGTGGGCGCGCCGATCATCCTCAAGCCGGCCCCGGGCACCCCGATGACCGCGCTGCTGCTCGGTGAGATCCTCGCCGAGACCGACCTGCCGCGCGGCGCGTTCTCCGTGCTGCCGATGCCCAACGAGCGCGCGTCGTCGCTGATCACCGACGAGCGGCTGCCGGTGATCTCGTTCACCGGCGGCCAGTTCGGCTGGGAGCTGCAGCGGCTCGCCCCGCACAAGCACGTCACCCTGGAGCTGGGCGGCAACGCCGCCGCGGTGGTGCTCGCCGACGCCGACCTCTCCTGGGCGGCCAAGCGGATCGCGCTGTTCGGCAACAACCAGGCCGGCCAGGTCTGCATCGGCGTGCAGCGGGTGCTCGTCGACGCCGAGGTCTACGACGCGTTCCTGCCGGAGCTGGTGCGCGAGGTCGAGGCGCTGGGCACCGGCGACCCGACCGACCCGGCCACCCACGTCGGCCCGATGATCGACGAGGCCGCCGCCGAGCGGGTGGCCGGCTGGATCGACGAGGCGGTCCAGGCCGGCGCCAAGGCGCTCACCGGCGGCGGCCGGGACGGCGTGACCGTCGCCCCGACGGTGCTGGCCGAGGTGCCCGCCGACACCAAGGTGGTCTGCGAGGAGGTCTTCGGCCCGGTGCTCACCGTGCAGCGGGTGGACGGCGCCGACGAGGCGTTCGCCGAGGTCAACGCCGGCGACTACGGGCTCCAGGCCGGGGTGTTCACCTCCGACCTGCAGACCGCCTTCCGGGCCCACCGCGAGCTGGAGGTGGGCGGCGTGGTGATCGGCGACGTCCCGACCTTCCGCGCCGACCAGATGCCCTACGGCGGGGTGAAGAAGTCCGGCGTGGGCAAGGAGGGCGTCCGCGCCGCGATGGACGACCTCACCTACGAGCGCGTCCTGGTGCTCACCGGCGTCCAGCTGTGACCGGAGGGCTGTGAGAAGTCCCACGCCGGGGAGGCGGTGCCGCCCCGGTCCCCTGGGGCAGCCGGAGAATCGGGCCTCTCCGGCCGCCCGGTGAAACCCCTGGTCCCCGCGTGTCGCCCCACGCGGGGACCAGGGGTTACCCATTGGTAGTCGACCGATGGCAGACTCTCCGTCGACGCGCACGTCCGCGCCGGTGGGCACGGGGGAGAGCCCCCTGGTGTTCCCGCGGTCACAGTGCCGTTAGGGTGGCCCGGCGCGGCCACCGCGCATCCCCCCATCTTCGGCCGAGGGCCGGGCACCGAGCGGTCCCTTTCCGCTTGCCCTGTGCTGCTCGCTGAGCGTAGGCGTACTTCAACGGAGAGGTATAGATGTCCCCCGACATTGTCGGCCTCGCACTCCTCCTTCTGGGGGTGTTGCTGCTGGTCTCGAAGCTGGTCCGGGTCAAGTGGAAGCTGACGCAGCGGCTCTACCTGCCCGGTTCGATCATCGGGGGCGGCATCGCGCTGCTCTTCGGCCCCGACCTGTTCGGCCGGGCGATGGCGGCGATCGGCACCGACCGGTTCGCCGAGGGCGGCCTGTTCGGCACCGGGGTGATGCAGGTCTGGTCGGCGCTGCCCGGGCTGCTCATCTCGGTGGTCTTCGCCGGCCTGTTCCTCGGCAAGCCGCTGCCCCGGTTCCGCGAGGCGGTCTCCCTGGCCGGCCCCAACCTGGCCTTCGGTATCACCGTGGCCAGCGGGCAGTACGTGGTCGGCCTGCTGATCGCCCTGCTGGTGGTGGTGCCGCTGTTCAACCTGCCGGCGCTGTCCGGGGCGCTGATCGAGATCGGCTTCCTCGGCGGGCACGGCACCGCGGCCGGCCTCGGCGACACCTTCGACCGGGTCGGCTGGGCCGCCGGCAAGGACCTGTCGGTCGGCATGGCCACCGTCGGCCTGCTGAGCGGGATCATCCTGGGCATCATCCTGATCAACTGGGGCGCGCGCCGCGGCAAGACCGCCGCGATCAGCGCCGATGCGCGGGGCACCGCCCGGGAGCAGGCCGGGCTGATCGAGGAGGAGAACCGCTCCGCCGGCGCGGTGATGACCGTGCATCCCTCCTCGATGGACCCGCTCACCCTGCACTTCGGGCTGGTCGCCGTCGCGGTGCTGATCGGCCAGGTCATCCTGATGGGGCTGCAGGCCGTGGAGCGGGCGCTGTGGGCCGACGCCATCGAGATCATGGCCTACGTGCCGCTCTTCCCGCTGGCCATGATCGGCGGCATCGTGCTGCAGATGGTCATCGACCGGTTCGACGGGAACCGCGTCGTGGACGAGCGGACGGTCGAGCGGATCCAGGGCCTCTCCCTGGACATGCTGGTCATCTCCGCGATGGCCACCCTCTCGCTGCAGGCCATCGCGGACAACCTCGTCCCGTTCGCGCTGCTCGCGCTGGGCGGCATCGCCTGGTGCCTGTTCGCCTTCCTGTTCCTGGCCCCGCGGATCATGCCCGGCCACTGGTTCGAGCGGGGGATCGGCGAGTTCGGCCAGTCCCTCGGCGTCACCGCGACCGGCATGGTGCTGATGCGGGTCGTCGACCCGGAGATGAAGACCCCCGCCTACTCCGCGTTCGGCTACAAGCAGCTGATCTTCGAGCCGTTCTTCGGCGGCGGCCTGATCACCGCCGCGGCGATCCCGCTGATCGCCAGCCCGCAGGTCGGGCCGTGGGGCTTCCTCGGCATGATGGCCGCGGTCATGGCGGCCGCGCTCTTCATCGGTCTGATGGGGCGGCGCAGGGCGGTGAACGGGGCCGGGGCGCAGCGCGAGGCGGCCGGCGCCGGAACCTCCTGAGGAGGCCGGGCACGGCCGAGGGGAGGGGCGCGCCGCGCCCCTCCCCTTTCTTCTCGTCCGTGCTCTCCGCCCCGCTGGGCGGGCAGGCCCGGGCTAGAGCGCCCGGGCCCGGTCGTAGACGGCCCGCTCGGAGGAGCCGAGCACCGGCCCGTACTGCACGCCGTCCCGGCCGGCGTACTTGAAGCTGACCACCGAGACCACGGTGCCGGTGCCGGTGGAGGGGTCGAACCCGGACAGCCACGGGCCGCCGCTGGACCCCTCGGTCATGTCGCAGGCCATGCCGTGCGCGGTGGTGCCGCCGTCGTCCGGCCGGGTGGGGCCGGAGCAGTAGTACAGGTGCCGCCCGTCGTAGGGCGAGCGGGACGGGTAGCCGAAGGCGTGCACCGTGCCGGCGCCCTTGCCGGTGAAGGCGATCCGCTGCGCCCCGGTGGCCTGCCGGACGTGCCGGCCCTCCCGGGCCTCCAGCACGGCGGCGCCGAAGTCGTGGCTGTCGTCGGCCCGGCGGGACCACTGCGAGGTCACCAGGAGCTCCCGGGCGGCGAACCGGCCGTAGGGGGCCTCGCCGTCGTCGTAGCCGGGCACGAAGACCCACTTGGAGGCCCAGTCGCCGGTGCCGTCCTTGAGGCAGTGGCCCGCGGTGACGACGGTGTCGCCGTTGTCCGAGGGCACCACCGAGGCGGTGCAGGTGAAGTCGCGGCCCCCCATGGTCAGGAAGACCCGGCCGGTGGCCTGGGCGACCTTCCCGCCGCCGGTCCACCGCTTCCCGGTGACCGCGGAGCTCTGCGGGCGCGGCTCCCCCTCGGGGGAGGCGTCCGGAGGGCTCTGCGGGAGCAGGCCGCCGGTCGCGCCCTCCAGCACCCGGGTGATCGGGCGGGCGGCGGCCATCCGCTCCTCGGTCCAGTAGGCGAGGGACTCCGAGGGGGACTCCTCGGCGGAGTGGCGGACGACCTCGGCCGGCGGGTCCGCGCGGGGCGCGGGCGCGGCGGAGGCGGGGGCGCCGGCCATGGTCGCCGCGAGGACGGCGGCGGCCAGCGGCGCGAGCAGGCTGCGGGCAAGGGACGGTGTCATGGAACGCGATCATGCCATACGCAGAGTGATCTCGCCCCTACTTTGGGTTCGGTGTCGGCCGGGCGGTGAACGCGCCGCGGAGCGGCGGGCGGCCCTGCGGCGCAGGGCCGCCCGGACCGGGCGCCCGGTTCCGGCCGTGTGCCCCGCGGGGCGCCACGGTGACCGGAACCGGGCGCGCCGGATCAGGCGGCGCCGGACGGGGGCGCCGCGGTGGGGACGGTCAGCCCGGAGGGGGCGTCCTCCGGCGAGGTGAACTCCACGCTCTCCCCGCGCGCACCGGAGTCGGTGTAGCGGGCGTCCTTGGTGTCGACGACCAGGGCCAGCCGGTGGCCGGCCGGCACGTCCCACACCACCGGCTCGAACTCGACGTCCACCGTGGCCGGCGTCCCCGGCTCGGCGTCGCGCAGCGTGTAGGGCTCGTGGGTG from Nocardiopsis composta encodes:
- a CDS encoding sodium/glutamate symporter; this encodes MSPDIVGLALLLLGVLLLVSKLVRVKWKLTQRLYLPGSIIGGGIALLFGPDLFGRAMAAIGTDRFAEGGLFGTGVMQVWSALPGLLISVVFAGLFLGKPLPRFREAVSLAGPNLAFGITVASGQYVVGLLIALLVVVPLFNLPALSGALIEIGFLGGHGTAAGLGDTFDRVGWAAGKDLSVGMATVGLLSGIILGIILINWGARRGKTAAISADARGTAREQAGLIEEENRSAGAVMTVHPSSMDPLTLHFGLVAVAVLIGQVILMGLQAVERALWADAIEIMAYVPLFPLAMIGGIVLQMVIDRFDGNRVVDERTVERIQGLSLDMLVISAMATLSLQAIADNLVPFALLALGGIAWCLFAFLFLAPRIMPGHWFERGIGEFGQSLGVTATGMVLMRVVDPEMKTPAYSAFGYKQLIFEPFFGGGLITAAAIPLIASPQVGPWGFLGMMAAVMAAALFIGLMGRRRAVNGAGAQREAAGAGTS
- a CDS encoding trypsin-like serine peptidase, translating into MTPSLARSLLAPLAAAVLAATMAGAPASAAPAPRADPPAEVVRHSAEESPSESLAYWTEERMAAARPITRVLEGATGGLLPQSPPDASPEGEPRPQSSAVTGKRWTGGGKVAQATGRVFLTMGGRDFTCTASVVPSDNGDTVVTAGHCLKDGTGDWASKWVFVPGYDDGEAPYGRFAARELLVTSQWSRRADDSHDFGAAVLEAREGRHVRQATGAQRIAFTGKGAGTVHAFGYPSRSPYDGRHLYYCSGPTRPDDGGTTAHGMACDMTEGSSGGPWLSGFDPSTGTGTVVSVVSFKYAGRDGVQYGPVLGSSERAVYDRARAL
- a CDS encoding aldehyde dehydrogenase family protein translates to MSTRPFWLAGAAMTGDSEIQVTNPYTGESAGSVAVPSPEQIEEAVAAADAVAASFAALPAYVRAEALAHVARRITERTEEFAQLITAESGKPITLARGEAGRAASVFRLASEEARRDSGELQRLDTDPGGTGRIAMVRRVPKGPVLGISPFNFPLNLVAHKIAPALAVGAPIILKPAPGTPMTALLLGEILAETDLPRGAFSVLPMPNERASSLITDERLPVISFTGGQFGWELQRLAPHKHVTLELGGNAAAVVLADADLSWAAKRIALFGNNQAGQVCIGVQRVLVDAEVYDAFLPELVREVEALGTGDPTDPATHVGPMIDEAAAERVAGWIDEAVQAGAKALTGGGRDGVTVAPTVLAEVPADTKVVCEEVFGPVLTVQRVDGADEAFAEVNAGDYGLQAGVFTSDLQTAFRAHRELEVGGVVIGDVPTFRADQMPYGGVKKSGVGKEGVRAAMDDLTYERVLVLTGVQL